DNA sequence from the Nicotiana tomentosiformis chromosome 3, ASM39032v3, whole genome shotgun sequence genome:
aaaatatttaatttacaaaTTTGGCACAATGTCAATCTTTTTTCGGAGAAGGCAGAATCTTTCTTCCAAAAgagattttgtaaaaatatcaACAAGTTGAGAATCAGTACTAATAAACTCTAAAACAATGTCACATTTTGCTATATGATCACGGATAAAATGATGTTTAATTTCTATATGCTTTGCTCTAGAATGATGCACAGAATTCTTTGATAAACAGATAGCTCTAGTATTGTCACAAAAGATAGGAGTGGATGTAAGAGATAAATTAAAATCAAGAAGTTGGTGCATAATCCATAGAATTTGTGTATAACAGCTTCCAACGGCTAGGTATTCTACTTCAGTCATTAATAGTGCAACATAATTTTGTTTCTTGTTGTGCCAAGATACTAATGCATTTCCTAACAATTGACATTTCCCACTGGTACTCTTCCTATCAATCTTGTCTCTTGCAAAATCAGCATCTGAAAAGCCTCTTAGAGAGAAATTATTAGAGTGATCATACCATAGTCCTAGTTCAGATGTACCAattaaatatctaataatttgtTTAACAGCAGAGAGATGGGATTCTTTAGGAGCCGACTGAAATCTAGCACATTTGCATACACTGAACATGATATCTGGTCGACCTGCAGTTAAATATAGTAGAGATCCAATCATCCTTCTATACATGATTTCATCAACCAGTTTTCCATTGCTATCTTCATCTAGCACGGTAGTTGGACTCATTGGAGTACCAATAGCCTTAGCATCTTTCATCCCAAACTTTTTGATAAGCTCCTTGGTATACTTGGTTTGGCAGATGAAAATCCCTTTAGGGTACTGCTTGATTTGAAGCCCAAGGAAAAAGGTCAGTTCTCCCATCATGTTCATTTCAAATTCTCCTTTTATGGAAAGAGCAAATTCTTCACAAAGAACAGAGTTAGGGCTACCGAAAATAATATCATCTATATAAATTTGAGTAATAATATTACCTAAACTGGATTGCTTAATGAAAAGGGTTGTATCGATATTACCTCGTTTGAAACCTTGATTTAGAAGGAAAGAActtaacctttcataccatgctcgaGGAGCTTGTTTGTATACACGATTTGGAAAGGTGGAATTTGCAAAGCCAGGTGGTTGCTTcacatatacttcttcagagataTAACCATTTAGGAATgcacttttaacatccatttgaaataATTTAAATCCTTTGTGACCAGCGAAGGCGAGTAGTATTCGAATGGATTCAAGTCTTGCCACAggtgcaaaggtttcatcatagtcgattCCTTCCTATTAAGAATAACCTTGCTTTATTTCGAACAACTTGACCTGATTCATtcaatttgtttctgaagacccacttAGTTCCAACAACAGAAGAGTTTTGAGGCTTTGGAACCAATTCCCATAatttatttctttcaaactaaTCTAATTCTTCTTTCATAGCTCTAATCCAATGAGAATCCTTTAGAGCTTCATCCACTTTCTTGGGCTCAATTTAAGAAATGAGAGCTACATGAGATTTATTCTTTTGAGATCTCCTTGTAGTTATTCCCTCCTATGGATCTCCTATAATGAATTTGTGAGGATATCCCGGTTCACTCTTCCATTCATTTGGAGTATTTACTAGAGTCACCCTTTCTTCGGTAGTCGACTGATCTGGCTGGGGTAGGTCAAGGTCTTCTGGTGGTACTTCAGCTGATTGAGTATGTTGATTAGCTAACTCATCTTGATGATCCTTACCTACAATAACTGACTTAGGAGCACAGGAAATTacctcatcttcaggaatatgTTCATTCCTTGGGCGAGAGTTActatcaacaaaaataatatgaatAGATTCTTCAATACATAAGGATCTCTTATTATAAACTCTGTAAGCTCTACTTGAAGGAGAGTAACCAAGAAATATACCTTCATCACTCTTTGGATCAAACTTACCAAGATTATCCTTCCCATTGTTATGGATGAAGCATTTGTATCCAAAGGGGTGGAAATAGCTGATATTTGGTTTCTTACCATTCCACAGTTCATAAGGAGTCTTTTTTAGAATTGGTCGAATCAGACATCTGTTGATGATGTGACATGCTGTACTCATATCCTCtgcccaaaaatgatgaggtaGAGAGTTTTCCACGATCATGGTTCTTGCCATATCCTGCAAGGTTCTGTTTTTATGCTCTACTACTCTATTTTGTTGTGGTGATCTTGGTGAAAAGAAGTTGTGAGAGATTCCTTGATCGTTGCAGAAATTTTCAAAAGCTCTACTTTCAAActctcctccatgatcacttcTGATAGTAGAAATATAGTATCCCTTTTCTCGTTGAACCTTCTTAcagaaaacttcaaaattctttagaGCATCATCTTTATAACTAAGAAACATAACCCGGGTAAATCTAGAGAAATCATCTATAATAACAAAAGCATATTTCTAGCCTCCTATACTAGCAGTTCTAGTAGGACCAAATAAATCCATATGCAGCAATTGAAGAGGTTTAGAGGTAGGAATAATATTTTTGACTTTGAAAGATGAGCGAGTTTGTTTTCCTAATTGACATGCATCACAGATATGATCTTTCGAAAAATCTAGTTTTGGGAGTCCAATAACAAGATCATGTTTAGACAGTTTTTGAATAGTATGCATGCTTGCATGTCCAAGTTTTCTATGCCAAATCCAGGGATATTCAATCATAGATGTAAGACAGATTTGATCCCCAAAGTTTTCTAAGTTCTTGATAGTGTAGACATTTCTGTCTCTATTACCTGAAATGATGATATTACCTGTTTCGTCTTCTATAAACCAGCCATGTTTCTTAAaacgaacctcataatcattatCACATAGTTGACTGATGCTGAGAATATTATAGCTAAGTTCATCAACTAGGAAGACTTCATCTACATCACATGTCGAGCTTAAAGGAACTTTTCCAACACCAATAACATTTCCTTTGGATTTGTCACCAAAAGTAACTGTTCCTCCATCTAGCTTGGTAACTGATTTGAACAGTTGTTTGTCACCCGTCATATGTCTGGAACACACGCTGTCGAGATACCATTTTCCTTTTCGATTCTTCTTGCGGTGTTCCTGCAAAAAAAGATTACTCATTTTTAGGTACTCAAGCCTGCTTGGGTCCTGAATGGTTAGACTATTGAGTGTTAGtttgatttgaagattttggTCTCCAGACCCATCTCCTATTGTTTTTGAACCTGCAATGATTTGAGGTGTGACCTCTTTTACCATAATAGGAGCAGGATGAGCTGTTAGAGTTACCAATACTACTTTCAGCTCTAATTTTGTTCCTGCAATTGTTAGTACTATGGCCATTTTTACCACAAAAAGAACAAGTGATTTTCTTCTTGTGATGAGCAGCCTGATTTGACTTGTCTGGACTGAGACTCGTGGTCTTTTACAAGCCATTCAATTGAAGCTTGAGTTCATTTacttcatcttgaagcatatcGCGCTCAATTTTGTACACTTCTAGTTTCAAGGCCTAgtctttcttctctctctctttttctctcttgGTTCTTCTGAGCTCATTTACTACTCTTTCTGTGTCTGCAAAAGCAATATCAACAAATTCTTGAAGTTCATAACAATTAGGGCATAAAGGAGTATGTACCTCACTAGTTCCTTCATCTGACATTGAACGAGGTTCTCTTGAGTCGTCTTCCTCATCGTTGTCGTCTGCCATTAGTCCAAATTCTCCTGAATATTCATTGTCACTTAGAGCCATAAAATATATGTTAGCAATTTCCTCGTGATCAGATTCTTCCCCATCACTCCATGCTCCGAAAGCTTTCTTCTTTTGCATGTTTCTGCTAAGCTTCTTCTTTAATTCCGGACAGTCAGCTTGAATGTGACCAAACTTTCCACATTCATAACACCTTCCATCATTTTTATCAGCTTCATTGCTCATCCTTTCTTTCCTGAAGTTGAACTTCCCTCTTCTAGTATTTCTGTTTCTTCTCATTATGCTGGTTACGACTTGAGAGAGCATTGCAATGTTTTCATATtgttctcctccttcttcttcttcttcattttctagTTCAGCCACAGTTGCCTTGAAAGAAACAGTTTTCTTCTTCTCTTGAATTTGTCTATCAAGATGAGTTTTCTCTAAAGCAATTAGATCACCTCTGAGCTTATCATAGGAAATTTTGCCCAGATCTTGACATTCCAACGCAATGACCTTTGGCTGCCAAATTGTAGGTAAGCTTCTGAGGATCTTTCTAACCTGTTCGCCACTTTTAATAGGTCTTCCAAATGATTTGAGGTCTCCAAGTATTTTGCTGAACCTAAAAAATATTTCTTCTACAGATTCATCATCCTTCATTTGAAATAACTCATAGTCCCGAACCAAGAGATTTATCCTAGTCTCTTTCACTTTGTTGGTTCCTTCGTAAGTGACTTCCAGTTTATCCCACATTTCTTTTGCAGTTTTTCAACTTGATATCTTTTCATATTATTCTCCACTGATAGCATTGTACAGTAGATTTTTTGTTTTTGCATTAACAGTGATGACAGCATCTTGTTCATCAGTGTAATCATCCAAGTCAAGAGGATCAGTAGATACGATGACTTGACCATTTGCATCCCTCTTGGGAGGAActggaaaattttattttttaatcacATGCCATACTTTGATGTCATATGACATAGTATACATTTCCATGCGAACTTTCTAGTGAGAGAAATGCTGACCGTTGAAGTAGGGGGTCGAACCTGAGAGGTTCCTTCTTGAAAGAGAGCACCAACAACAGTATTGGATCCTATGATCTTTTCCTCACTAGCGATTAGGCAAGATTGTGATCCTTGCTTTGATACCAATTGAACGtacagggggggggggggggttaattgTTGACTATTTAAAAATTAGTCGACTAACACAAGTATTAGTTGACTGGTCACAATGCAGAATGAAAGTAAGCAGTAAAGAAGAGTAAATAACACGCAGCGATTTATACTGGTTCGGTATCGTTATGGTACTTACATCTAgtttcccttgggtcacaagggttcccTTAAGATCTTTGAAaatgttacaacacatatggttTTAACGCGTTCATCACCAACGAACAGTATCACACCTTGAGTTCTGAGTAATTAACACAACTCTCTTTTGCGTTCTAGATCTTTCTATCTTTTGAGACACTGATAACTAAAGATTATTGTGTTTGAACTAAGAAGTAGACGGACTTAGAATACAATGTATGTAGTTGTACAAGTCTTCTTCTTGAAAGTATCAGCCTTCTCATAGTAGAGAAAAGAGCCGTTGAGCCTTCAGCGAAATCAGAGGCACGAGATCTTTGCAAAAGGGTTTTGACCCAAGGGGTGCCTCTTCGAATCCTGCTCTTTGAAGAGTCCAGATTCGATTGTGACTTTCCTTGTCACAGCTTGAATTAAGGAGCCATTTACGCCTGGAGTAAGCTTAATTCTGGACATAGAATAATTACTGACGAGCTTCTTGATTTGAGTATCTATGATTGGCAATCTGAGTTCCTTTGAATGAGGACAAATAAATTTGCTTCTCTTGATTGACCATTGATGTAGCAACAGCATCTTCATTCGAATCCTGATTGATCATTATTTGCTATTTCGAATCCTGTAGCAATCGCATCTTGCTAAGCAtctccattctttcctttttattagtcCTGCAAATATAACATAAGATAatattgtcatcattgaaacttaaaCTTAAACCTATCATGATGGTGACAGGGCCATCTTTAGACTTCGTGTGGATTTGGTGAACCATGGAGATAGACCTCAGATGCGGTAGCTAAGAGCTGCGATGAATGCTAGTAATGTTGACCTACCATCGAAGTGGAATTGAGGTCGATAAATATCGGCTCCAATACCAAGTGTTGCAATTTCCAGGTGGGAAAAGCCATTGTTGAAGCTAAGAAAAGtaactccctccatttcaatatAGATGAGATAATGTAACTTGGCACAAAGtgcaagaaagaaaagaagacttGAAACATGTGGTCCTAAAAGCTTAccgggtaaaagctttgtggggctataatatttgtgtgactataaaagtttctcattaagggtaaagtggataaaataaaaagtttaaagttaaattatttctaaatataaaaaaatttcattctttttgaaacgaACTAATAAGAAAAGtttatcatttaaattgaaacagaggagtagtaaagaagaagaaagaaaaatatagcaaAAAGATTTAATTTTCATTCAACATAGTTGAAAATGAACGAGTACAAGACAATATAAAGGAATCCAAGAACAACTTAACAAACTAGACGTATGACTATTAACTAGGCTATCCACCTCAAGGGACTAAACATCATATAACTGAGAACTCAATTCGACAATAAGTTAACTAATAATTCGGAGCAAGAATTTAAAAATTTTGGGTTCGGGATTTTAGCACTTTTAAGttactgagttctaaattaataatttggatatattaaataaatattttaaaataaatatagagTTTGGACCAAAGTTATTGGATTCGGCTGAACCCGCGTCTCGGTCTCTAGCTCCGCCCCCGCTAATAACCTAAATCATAGAAATCCAGATGAGCTTTCCTAACATTTCTCAAATCAGCCCATCAATGTAGGGCtatgcataatttggtaaataccaaATTACTATACCGAAATCAAAAATTTTGATATTcagtattcgatattttggtatttgatatggtattcggtttaaattttaaaaaaaattggtattaggtatggtatttggtattttaaaataaaataccgaaataccgataccATACcgatatatattatattacacaatacacattttattaattattacataaatataagaaatctaaaattttactttcctttgtTCTCTAAGTTCATccattaactctaagcaagtaacaagatatttctctaagttttctctctctaggttggtatttgctggttttggacaaaatttatgtcaacaaacgtttttaattttgtatttttgagtactttaattaagaatattaccgtttatgactctatgcactagtt
Encoded proteins:
- the LOC138907445 gene encoding uncharacterized protein, whose translation is MWDKLEVTYEGTNKVKETRINLLVRDYELFQMKDDESVEEIFFRFSKILGDLKSFGRPIKSGEQVRKILRSLPTIWQPKVIALECQDLGKISYDKLRGDLIALEKTHLDRQIQEKKKTVSFKATVAELENEEEEEGGEQYENIAMLSQVVTSIMRRNRNTRRGKFNFRKERMSNEADKNDGRCYECGKFGHIQADCPELKKKLSRNMQKKKAFGAWSDGEESDHEEIANIYFMALSDNEYSGEFGLMADDNDEEDDSREPRSMSDEGTSEVHTPLCPNCYELQEFVDIAFADTERVVNELRRTKREKEREKKD